One window of uncultured Trichococcus sp. genomic DNA carries:
- a CDS encoding DUF4428 domain-containing protein, translated as MKKCLICTTPVMFLKFKCQDGHVCKTCYEKVSLNFSQTIKTKTKEELIAIHQEQSQSSAVDNFEISRKINQLVLFDDANKQFCLPNHMKYSGETLQPEFYPFTAIKACRIEEHQILKEDKDKSKKLGTIKVVLNLNDGQAITRNIWLIPKPIQIDNRTYQTMMSLAQKVMEELNQTKEGVPTC; from the coding sequence ATGAAAAAGTGCCTAATATGTACTACACCAGTCATGTTTCTTAAGTTTAAGTGCCAGGATGGACATGTCTGCAAGACGTGTTATGAAAAAGTGAGTCTGAATTTTTCGCAAACCATCAAAACAAAAACCAAAGAAGAGTTGATTGCAATCCATCAAGAACAATCCCAATCCAGCGCTGTCGATAACTTTGAAATTTCCCGGAAAATTAATCAGCTTGTGCTGTTTGATGACGCGAATAAGCAGTTCTGCCTGCCCAATCATATGAAGTACAGTGGAGAAACGCTCCAGCCTGAATTTTACCCTTTTACAGCAATCAAAGCTTGCCGTATTGAAGAGCATCAGATCCTAAAAGAAGATAAAGACAAAAGCAAGAAACTGGGCACCATCAAAGTGGTGCTCAATCTGAATGACGGACAGGCAATCACTCGAAACATATGGCTGATCCCAAAACCTATCCAAATCGATAACAGGACTTACCAAACGATGATGAGCTTAGCGCAAAAGGTTATGGAAGAGCTGAATCAGACGAAAGAAGGGGTTCCGACTTGTTAG
- a CDS encoding FGGY family carbohydrate kinase, whose product MKHVYIGLDIGTTSIKLSAVDNKLNTLYENQYMYNYLTPHKGWREIDPNTWVEIVLEGLKELFLRVSPHEVKGFGITGQMHTTVFIDKHGCSVRPAIMWNDTRTKEMIPKIKARLKAHESSAHIAKIVSTGSPLANLLWVKENEPENFDAIDKILFAKDYVILKLTGHYSTDYCDSSTSSLYDLNKDGWSETVQNEFGFNKELFPPINYSSAVVGELTEEIRERLGIEARISMVAGTGDNVAAALAAACFENDQPLISLGTSGVLVIPNRFHQLKDAGKNVVAKIQNGDDTIITQGTVQAGGKSNSWWMENIYRTKDYAQEQEHIPAQLLGNNDVIFFPHLNGEKTLHANPEIRGAFVGLSFETTREEMYLAVLEGVAFGIRRLFDFMRNEEDPKYFTVVGGGAKSGLWLNIFANIMQFPIKHVRKSQEAVHGAAILAITASEGAFSFDSHEYQMIQPDQLLVQKYNKKYENYLVLSDAILQYTEAVKNK is encoded by the coding sequence ATGAAGCATGTGTATATTGGATTGGATATTGGTACAACCTCAATCAAATTATCGGCGGTTGATAATAAATTGAACACACTGTATGAGAACCAATACATGTATAACTATTTGACTCCGCATAAGGGTTGGAGAGAAATTGATCCTAATACTTGGGTAGAAATCGTGCTGGAAGGTTTGAAGGAACTTTTCCTTCGCGTTTCACCGCATGAGGTTAAGGGATTCGGAATTACCGGACAGATGCATACAACCGTGTTTATCGATAAACACGGTTGTTCTGTTAGACCAGCCATTATGTGGAATGATACGCGCACAAAAGAAATGATTCCGAAAATCAAAGCACGTTTAAAAGCACATGAAAGTTCGGCACATATCGCTAAGATCGTCTCGACGGGCAGTCCCTTGGCCAATCTGCTGTGGGTTAAGGAAAACGAACCAGAAAACTTCGATGCGATCGATAAAATATTGTTTGCTAAAGACTATGTGATTTTGAAATTGACAGGCCATTATTCGACAGACTATTGCGACTCATCAACTTCCTCTTTATACGATTTGAATAAAGATGGCTGGTCTGAAACGGTCCAAAATGAGTTCGGCTTCAACAAGGAACTGTTTCCGCCTATAAATTATTCATCAGCAGTTGTAGGTGAGTTAACGGAGGAAATCCGTGAACGGCTGGGAATCGAAGCAAGAATATCCATGGTTGCCGGTACCGGCGATAATGTTGCTGCGGCTCTTGCTGCTGCTTGTTTCGAGAATGACCAGCCGCTTATCTCGCTGGGGACTTCCGGAGTTTTGGTGATCCCCAATCGATTTCATCAATTAAAGGATGCCGGAAAAAATGTAGTGGCCAAGATCCAAAATGGGGATGACACCATCATCACCCAAGGGACGGTGCAGGCTGGGGGGAAATCGAATAGTTGGTGGATGGAAAATATTTATCGTACAAAGGATTATGCACAAGAGCAGGAACATATCCCTGCACAACTGCTGGGCAATAATGATGTCATCTTTTTCCCGCATCTGAATGGCGAGAAAACACTCCATGCAAACCCTGAAATACGCGGCGCCTTTGTTGGCTTGAGCTTCGAAACAACACGGGAAGAAATGTATTTAGCAGTTTTGGAAGGGGTGGCATTCGGTATTCGTCGTCTCTTTGACTTCATGAGGAATGAGGAGGATCCAAAATACTTCACCGTTGTAGGTGGCGGAGCCAAAAGCGGACTCTGGTTAAACATTTTCGCAAATATCATGCAGTTCCCCATCAAACATGTCCGGAAATCCCAAGAAGCAGTTCATGGCGCGGCTATTTTAGCAATCACTGCCTCGGAAGGAGCCTTTTCTTTTGATTCTCATGAATACCAGATGATTCAACCCGATCAACTCTTGGTACAAAAATATAACAAGAAATATGAGAATTATTTAGTGCTCTCAGATGCTATTCTACAATACACAGAAGCGGTGAAAAACAAATGA
- a CDS encoding DUF4143 domain-containing protein has protein sequence MKMRPYSIEERKMSDEYIRISHLFSGSNTDKVSGKTDKNITHYLDGIFKSGFPGIRNKAERTRKLLLSSYTTNIVEHEFRENGFTVKKPERLLAWMKAYAASIGTTTNFQTIIDAAMANNSEAPSRPTANNYREALKILYIIDEVQPFLAIGKLYPNLAKAPKHFMLDPAIALSLLGVSREQLETYKVPKHVGKFNQTLIGQILESLVYQSLIVYADASDAQLYHFRDARGTRESDGVHVIPIAMLGV, from the coding sequence ATGAAAATGCGGCCCTATTCGATTGAGGAAAGAAAAATGTCCGATGAATACATCCGGATTTCTCACTTGTTCAGTGGATCAAACACGGATAAGGTCAGCGGGAAAACAGATAAGAACATCACGCATTATCTGGATGGAATTTTTAAATCGGGATTTCCGGGTATCCGAAATAAAGCGGAACGCACGAGAAAATTACTGTTGAGCAGTTACACAACGAACATCGTGGAGCATGAGTTCAGAGAGAATGGTTTTACGGTCAAGAAACCGGAGAGGCTGCTCGCCTGGATGAAAGCCTATGCTGCCTCCATCGGTACGACAACCAATTTCCAAACCATCATCGATGCAGCGATGGCCAATAATAGTGAAGCACCAAGCAGGCCTACAGCGAACAATTATCGCGAGGCCCTAAAAATACTGTACATCATTGATGAAGTGCAGCCGTTTTTAGCAATCGGCAAACTCTATCCCAATTTAGCGAAAGCGCCAAAGCATTTTATGCTTGATCCCGCAATTGCATTGAGTCTGCTTGGGGTGAGTCGCGAACAGCTCGAAACCTACAAAGTGCCCAAGCACGTCGGGAAATTCAATCAAACGTTGATAGGCCAAATATTGGAGTCACTCGTGTACCAGAGTCTGATTGTTTATGCCGATGCGAGTGATGCACAGCTCTATCATTTTCGGGATGCACGAGGAACGCGAGAATCGGATGGGGTACATGTGATTCCGATTGCGATGCTGGGCGTATAA